The Bombus vancouverensis nearcticus chromosome 5, iyBomVanc1_principal, whole genome shotgun sequence genome segment ATGAAATAGTTATGATTACAATACTTATGCATCATAAATATCATATTGATAAAGAACCACCAAAACCACCATTTCAACGACATTTTTGTTGTATGattgtttattaaattattattccaAATGTGTATTTTTTCagtatttgatatattttaacattatttcATGCAGTGATTACACATCCACGTGATACATCTTGGCCAAGACAAGCACGAGAAGTGCTCtcaaatatttcatatactacattaatgaaatttgaaacaGAAACAGATTTACTCGAAGAactgttaaaaataataaatactgcAGATCCTGATTTATTGATTGGGTATGATTGTGGCTTCCAATTTGATATCTTAGTGCAAAGAATGATTACATTGAAAGTTTCAAATTGGAGCAGGTTTGGAAGGTTAAGACGGTCTATACCTCCTTTAATAAGGGTATGAAATATAGTCATACACATTTATAATGAACACTGTGTTGATCATAaagaagtaaaaatattttaggGAAAAGTAAATTTAAATCAAGCAGCAGCTGGTCGACCTATCTGTGACATACAAATTTCAGCTAAAGAATTAAATCTCAAACTTAGAAGTTATGATTTGCAATCTCTTTGCACAGcggtaaaaatatttaataattatttatatgtgCGACGTTCATAACTAGAAAAGTGAAATCCTAATTATTCTAACAggtattgaagaaaaaagaaaatgaatgtAAGGAAATAAAATCTGGTGAATGCGCATCATTTTATGATACTCCTAATAAAAtagataatttaattaaaataacattAACAGAAGCATTATACATTTTATCTATTGTTTTTGAACTTAATGTTCTCCCACTTGCTTTACAAATTACATGTATTGCTGGTAAGTATATATAAACGTTTCAAATAACATAGATCTttcaattaatatatatttattttattcatgtAGGGAATGTTATGTCGAGAACATTAACAGCAGGACGTGCAGAaagaaatgaatatttattattgcatgcATTCCATTTGAAAAACTATATAACACCTGATAAACGTGTtacgaaaaaaggaaagaatgagggtaatagtatattttttaaatatatgaacaGTTGCTACTtcataatatatttatcattaatattgttCTATATGTAGAAAATGCTAGTAAAAAGAAAGCGGCTTATGTTGGTGGCTTAGTTCTTGATCCAAAAAAGGGGTTTTATGATAAACTTATTTTATTAATGGATTTTAATTCTTTATATCCTAGTATAATTCAGGAATATAATTTATGTTTTACTACTATACCTGGAGCTGCATATGCTGAGTACgaggtaaatttatttattattatggattaaaaactaattaatacttttaactttatttataaACATGTATGTAGGATTTATCAATTCCTGAATCAAATTTAGAATTTGGAATAATTCCAACTGAAATTTGCAAATTAGTCGAAAGTAGAGGAGAGGTGAAAAAACTGATGAAAACCCCAAATATTTCACCTGAATTAAAGATGCAATACAATATTAGACAACTGGCTTTGAAACTTACAGCAAATTCTATGTATGGTTGTTTGGGTGCAACTCATTGTAGATTTTATGCTAAAGGACTTGCTGCCTTGGTTACAGGTAaagtatagaattttatttgtaaatgtatgtataaaatattgaatattattgtagcAAAAGGTCGAGAAATTTTGCAACATACAAAAAGCCTTGTTGAAAAGTTGAATTATGAAGTTATATATGGAGATACTGATTCCATAATGATAAATACAGGTTTATTAGAATATGAAGAAGTGTTTTCTGTTGGAAAAAAGGTACATATTATAtcaaaaatatactttttatttattttgtatccGAAAAATAATACTAATAGAAACTATGTGTAGATTAAACAAGAGgtgaataaattatataaacgaGTAGAATTAGATATTGATGGTGTTTTCCGTTATTTATTActtttacaaaagaaaaagtATGCTGCAGTTATAATGACAAAATTACCTAATGGGCAAATAGAGTTAACACAAGAACATAAAGGTCTTGATATTGTGAGAAGAGATTGGTGTCAATTAGCTTGTGATGTTGGAAGGTAAGCAAAATATAGgtagattattaatattatgttatatagactaaaatattatgttatatctaataatgtttataacaatgatcgtttttagaaaaattttggACCATCTTCTTTCTGATAAATCATGTGACGATAGAATAGAACAAATTTTTAGTATATTACATGATGTTGCACAAAATGTTCGAGAAGATCAAGTTCCTTTATCTTCTTTAATTATTACGAAACAGTTATCAAAAAATCCAAATGAATATCCGGATACTAAACAAGTTCATGTCCAAGTAGCTTTAAGATTAAATAAAGAAGGTGGTAGAATGTGGAAAGCTGGAGACACCATCCCTTATATTATATGTGATGTTTGTGTTTGTCGATTTCACtactatttaatatttatatattatttttataaacactATTAAACATATAGTCATTTTTCTGTATGTTAGGATGGaacagaaaaatctgcaactGAAAGAGCATATCATATTGATGAATATAAAAAGAGTGATTCTTTAAAAATAGATGTTAATTACTATTTACTGAGTCAAATTTTTCCTATCGTTTTGCGAATTTGCGAACCAATTGAAGGAATTGATGATGTTTTGTTAGCTAAATGTTTAGGTACAATTTTACTTGACAtcaattttatatacattattttatttaaattttattttatataaattttataatatagatCTGTATTATATAAATCAAATTCGTTTTCATAGGCTTGGAAAACATTTATAAATCTAGAAGAATAATACATCAAGAACATGCTGATATACCATTATTAATGGAAGAAGATAGATTTAGGTATTGTCTCCCTTTGAAGTTTAATTGTAGAAGCGAAAAATGTCAGtcagaaattataattaaagatGTTGTAAATGAAGAGGTAAGAaatcaattataaaaaataagttttttttcttatacatatctttctatttatttacTACATGTTGAAAAATTACATAGCTTGGAAATCGATTGTCGCTTGCTTCCTGTTCAAATTCAGAATGTAAAGTACAACCATGGACATATGCTAATACAATACAAAATGTAGTGACACTTTCTATACGAGAATTAGTTAACGAGTATTATAACGGATGTTTAGAATGTGAAAATCCATTATGTGGTGATCAAACACAATGGATACCATTAGATTTCGAGTCACTATATCCAATTTGTAGGAAATGTAATGATGGTGATTTACATAGAGTCGTAAGTTAAAAGATATATCACTGTTTCCAAATATTTTGgatactttatatattatttatatttatttaaagtttACAGATACAAAACTGTATAATCAACTGTGTTTTTATCTGCACCTTTTTGATGTGAATCAGTCAAAGTATAAAAGTAACTATCTtcactttcttttcttttttaaataagatcTCAGAAAATTATCTAACAGTTGATTCTAAATGAATTTATTGTTAGGTTTGTTATCTCAATACCCGCAAGGTATGAGAGAAGCTTATGATTCTCTGAAAGAGGCAGTAGAAAAAATGTTAAGGCGAAATGCATTTTCTGTTGTATGTTTGGACACAATCTTTTCAAACAATGATGAACAAGAAGAAATATCGAGTTTATGTGCAGGTACTTTAGAAATATCAGATGGGTTAGATAATGAAGAAATGGTAGGTAATATATATTAGAAAAAGTattgttatataatttattactatataacaatataaattaaaaatatttgtaattaattaccAAATACAAAAACTGaacatataaattttaatttttgctGTTTCAGTAAACAATTTAATAGATAATGAATAGATTTGTTCCTGTAagtatatttcattaaattgaacgtttttttaatatcttaatgttattttcctattctttcttacaaaaattataatgtaaatatttttgatattattatatgtaaaaataaaagacatgaaatattaaaatagcaATATAATCAATTTATTTTCTGATTGTACTCCATAGAAACAATAGATGGGTAGATAGCACTAATAGGAGCAAAATAATTTCTAGCATTCATTGTTTTTCACTGTTTGCTATTTATATGCAATTATTGTTGAAAGTTTATGATATATATGCTCTAGCTAGTACATTGTATTATTAATGCCTTATCCTAAAATCACTACAAGTGTTACACAATATacaatttgaaacaattttaaataatatttttatatataaaaatgtatatttaacaataacttGTTTTCGTGCATTTACATTAAAAATACATTATGAAGATAAATTAAcaacataatatttttaacgaatatataatttattattttctgttttcttttacacatatttattaatattacagTATCAGTATATCTATTAGGACGTTAAtctattaatttttttcttttttaattcctattactataataaaacataaataCCTATGTTACAATGGATTGAAATAATATTGTTTGTAAGCATGTGTCTGTAAGGAGGAAGATGTAGTTATGTTTTCAAAAAATCAcaaggaaaattaatttgtttctttccTATATGACATTAAAAACAATACAAATTTTATGGAGTGTGTTTATAAGTAGTTGTTTGCCACTGTATATTCAAATCATATACAGGAATACATTTCAGACATTATACACTATATGGTGGTAAACCAAATAATTCAGGTTGAAATTTTTCAAGACTGTTTAGCATCAATGTTGGATTTTTGATATAATTTTTTGGTAACATTGGATCTGGAACCATAACAACTTGCATTCCAGCATTAAGTGCAGCCTTTACACCATTTGGAGCATCCTCGAACACAAGACACTAAAAGTATAAcattcaatttattaataattataaaataaatctaaaatgtaaaaaatacaaATCCTAACAAACCTTTGAGGGGTCAGGATTATCAGAAAAACGTTTTGCAGCAATCAAAAAAATATCAGGTGCTGGTTTACCATTAGTAACTTCAGAATCAGAACCACCAAGAACTTTGTGGCtaaataaatcaaatatatgTTTCCATCTTTGAGTTTTTAAttcaaaattttctttattagAACTTGTAGCTAATGCTATTGGGATATTATTTTGTTTCAGATGTTTCAATAATCGTTCAGCACCTGCTTTCAAATAATATATGCTGTACTATGTGTTATACTATGCTgttactatatatatttattcatttagcTTTGcgaaaatcaattttatttttaatactgACTATGCATTTTTTACACTTCTGAATGGAaactataaatttcttaaaattttaGATTCTTATTTTTTAAAACCCTTATATATTACCTGGCATCATGTTTGCAGATGGAAATAATTCCTGATATAGTTTGACTACCTCATTTTCAAACTCTTCTGCTGTTATTGGTAAAGATAACATTTCAACAACAGCTTGTGCAACATCCTTCGTTTTAAAACCCATAGTTTTTGCTTTATGTTCCCATGTGAATTCCTTTC includes the following:
- the DNApol-alpha180 gene encoding DNA polymerase alpha catalytic subunit, which produces MSDTQSGRAKRQKFDKTGRLSALEKLKQLKGSKHKYEVDELENVYEEVDEKEYSKTVIERQNDDWIIDDGESGYIEDGREIFDDDLDDESIQEARKHKVAGPRKSKKDHAKKKGNIQNMLMNMSSKRKTDAKLDDDSILGDLMSELKKDDIPTQSKPKTVLRNKFCTTPKLSEKNVEKKIELISEYEKMQCDDNDDDLVIFDKPEKVNMHKQAESITQIENFTSNENSSQTIIDDSDSSEVRILSMQSEKDRKETSISQVIETESENLEDFSADFEDDSIDHNEEPKPSTNKEFIKNKSTIQIKNKDAEEENFDLENFNKSLDIEFETQISNIEMPTDTTEVPLPLVTNANKEEVFRFYWWDAYEDPYKQPGVVYLFGKVFVPSIKEYRSCCLTVKNIPRRIYLLPRVYVKTSLKGNDDEEQLNTIEDVYKEFNQFANKLGIKEFRSCKVSKNYAFEQEGTPAKSDYLEVRYSANYPPVPSDYSGPSIESVFGTTVNSLELFLIERNIKGPCWLDIKSPLPTGVQTSWCKIKVNCMKMENISVFSESQTLPPLVITTLNIRTSFNAKLQQNEIVMITILMHHKYHIDKEPPKPPFQRHFCLITHPRDTSWPRQAREVLSNISYTTLMKFETETDLLEELLKIINTADPDLLIGYDCGFQFDILVQRMITLKVSNWSRFGRLRRSIPPLIRGKVNLNQAAAGRPICDIQISAKELNLKLRSYDLQSLCTAVLKKKENECKEIKSGECASFYDTPNKIDNLIKITLTEALYILSIVFELNVLPLALQITCIAGNVMSRTLTAGRAERNEYLLLHAFHLKNYITPDKRVTKKGKNEENASKKKAAYVGGLVLDPKKGFYDKLILLMDFNSLYPSIIQEYNLCFTTIPGAAYAEYEDLSIPESNLEFGIIPTEICKLVESRGEVKKLMKTPNISPELKMQYNIRQLALKLTANSMYGCLGATHCRFYAKGLAALVTAKGREILQHTKSLVEKLNYEVIYGDTDSIMINTGLLEYEEVFSVGKKIKQEVNKLYKRVELDIDGVFRYLLLLQKKKYAAVIMTKLPNGQIELTQEHKGLDIVRRDWCQLACDVGRKILDHLLSDKSCDDRIEQIFSILHDVAQNVREDQVPLSSLIITKQLSKNPNEYPDTKQVHVQVALRLNKEGGRMWKAGDTIPYIICDDGTEKSATERAYHIDEYKKSDSLKIDVNYYLLSQIFPIVLRICEPIEGIDDVLLAKCLGLENIYKSRRIIHQEHADIPLLMEEDRFRYCLPLKFNCRSEKCQSEIIIKDVVNEELGNRLSLASCSNSECKVQPWTYANTIQNVVTLSIRELVNEYYNGCLECENPLCGDQTQWIPLDFESLYPICRKCNDGDLHRVFTDTKLYNQLCFYLHLFDVNQSKYKSLLSQYPQGMREAYDSLKEAVEKMLRRNAFSVVCLDTIFSNNDEQEEISSLCAGTLEISDGLDNEEM
- the LOC117158646 gene encoding pseudouridine-5'-phosphatase, encoding MSQNQYKDVTHCIFDMDGLLLNTELIYTKAFNHITNRYGKEFTWEHKAKTMGFKTKDVAQAVVEMLSLPITAEEFENEVVKLYQELFPSANMMPGAERLLKHLKQNNIPIALATSSNKENFELKTQRWKHIFDLFSHKVLGGSDSEVTNGKPAPDIFLIAAKRFSDNPDPSKCLVFEDAPNGVKAALNAGMQVVMVPDPMLPKNYIKNPTLMLNSLEKFQPELFGLPPYSV